TGTTTCATTAATTGCCGATCGTGCCGTTAATACTTTTTGGTTAGCCCTATTAACCACTATTTTAACTTACATAATTGCTATTCCAATGGGAATCTCTGCTGGTCGCCACCAAGATGAATGGCAAGATCAAACTGTGCAAATTTTTAATTATTTGACTTTAGCCATTCCACCATTTGTGTTCTATATTTTAGCAATTTGGTTATTCGGTTTTACTTTAGGCTGGTTTCCAATCTCTGGTTCTGTTGCTGCAAATGCATCAGGGTTCTGGGGTACTGTTGGTAGCCAATTCTATCACATGTTATTGCCTGCAATTTTAGTTGCGCTGATTTCAACAACCTCAATTGTACAATACCTTAGAACTGGAATTGTTGATAATAAGGTTGAAGACTATGTCCGGACTGCTCATAGTAAGGGTGTTCCGGAAAATGTCGTCTTCAATAAACATATTCTGCGTAACTCATTATTGCCAATTGCATCGTCATTTGGAACGACAATTACTGGATTACTTAGTGGATCCATGGTGGTTGAATCGGTCTTCAGTTATCCAGGAATGGGTAAATTGTTCCTAGATTCAATTGGGCAACGTGATTACACGACTTTAACAGCTTTGATTTTGATCTTTGGTATTTTAACTTTATTAGGTAACTTGCTATCAGATATTATCATGAGTATTGTTGATCCACGAATTAGAGTTAAATAGAGGAGGGGAAGAAATTGTCTAATAAAAAAGAAAATACTGCTGATGAAGAAGTAAAAGTTTCTTCTCGTCCTTCGGGTTTTAGAGTAGTTGTGCACGAGATTTGGCGTGATAAGGTAGCTAGAACTGCCGTCTTGTTAATTATTTTGCTCTTATTGATTACATTTGTGGGCTCAATGTTCTTGAATCGTGAGCAAGTTACTGAAATTAATATCATGGATGCCTATTATGGCTGGGGTGAAAATGGCCATCTGCTTGGTACCGATGATGGTGGTCGTGACATTTTGAAGCTGCTTATCATGGGTGGTCGTAATTCGATTACCATTGGACTAGCGGTAACTGTCATTTGTTTAACTGTTGGACTGGTTATTGGGCTAGTTGCTGGGTACTATGGTGGTACTGTGGACATGATTATCATGCGAATCGTGGACTTCGTTCAAGTGCTACCAGTATTGCCGATTGAAATTGTTCTGGTTTCAGTTATTCCTAACTATACTCCGGCAACATTAGTGATGATTATTTCGCTATTTGGCTGGACTAGTGAAGTGCGATATTATCGGGCGTTTATTCTATCCCAGCGAGAGCGGGACTATGTGCTGGCGTCTAAGACGTCGGGTTCATCAGACTTAAAAATCATGTTCCGTGAAGTGCTGCCTAATATTACCTCGATGATTATTATTGATGTAGTGTTAAACATTGCGTCAAATATCGGTATTGAGACAACGTTGTCCTTTATCGGCTACGGCTTACCGCCGACGACACCGTCGCTTGGTACCTTAATCGGTTTTGCCAACGACCCAGTTAACGTGGTTAATCGGCCGTGGTTATGGTTACCGGCAACTATTTTGCTGTTGGCTATTTCGTTGAGTATTAATTATGTTGGTCGAGCACTGCAACGGGCAGGCGACGCTAGACAACGAGAAAATTAAGTTTAAAAGAGTTCATCGCGAGATGAACTCTTTTTTGTTATTGTGATTTGGTATATTAAATAGCTATTAAGTATATTATTTAAAAAACTAATTTTGTATGGTACCATTTAACTATGACTTGTTTCAAAGATAGTAATACGTATTTTATGGATAGGAGTAAAAGCGATGGGTAAAACAAAATTATTCGGTTCATTAGGAATCATTACTGCCGCAGCTTTGACTTTAGCTGCTTGTGGTAAAAGTGGAAATAACGATGATGCAAATGAAGGTAAAAAGGCTAACAAGTTCCCAGAGGAAACACCAGTTAAGACTACTAAAAAAGGTGGTACTTTGAAACAGGCTGTTCTGTCTGCTTCACCTGCTACTGGCATATTTGCACCAGAATTGTATACTATTCAAACAGACTTAGAAATGATGCAACCTGGAATTGAATCCTTGTTTGATACAAACGATCAATATAAGATTAATAATAAGGGTCCAGCTACTTTCAAATTGGATCGTAAAGCTAAAACTGTTACGATTGAAGTTAAGAAAGGCGTTAAATGGTCTGATGGCAAACAAGTTGTTGCTAAGGATGTTGAATATCCATATGAAATTATAGCTAATAAGAAGACTAAGTCACAAAGATATACTGACAGTTTGGCTAACATTGAAGGTTTAGCTGACTATCATAACGGCAAAGCAAAAGATATTTCTGGTATTGAGATGCCGGATGG
This DNA window, taken from Lactobacillus sp. ESL0684, encodes the following:
- a CDS encoding ABC transporter permease, which produces MSNKKENTADEEVKVSSRPSGFRVVVHEIWRDKVARTAVLLIILLLLITFVGSMFLNREQVTEINIMDAYYGWGENGHLLGTDDGGRDILKLLIMGGRNSITIGLAVTVICLTVGLVIGLVAGYYGGTVDMIIMRIVDFVQVLPVLPIEIVLVSVIPNYTPATLVMIISLFGWTSEVRYYRAFILSQRERDYVLASKTSGSSDLKIMFREVLPNITSMIIIDVVLNIASNIGIETTLSFIGYGLPPTTPSLGTLIGFANDPVNVVNRPWLWLPATILLLAISLSINYVGRALQRAGDARQREN
- the opp4B gene encoding oligopeptide ABC transporter permease, yielding MWKTILRRFLVMIPQIIILSFLVFVLAKMMPGDPFTGQINPNTDPKQLEALKRAAGLYDPIPVQYGRWVNNLFHGDLGTSYIQHVPVVSLIADRAVNTFWLALLTTILTYIIAIPMGISAGRHQDEWQDQTVQIFNYLTLAIPPFVFYILAIWLFGFTLGWFPISGSVAANASGFWGTVGSQFYHMLLPAILVALISTTSIVQYLRTGIVDNKVEDYVRTAHSKGVPENVVFNKHILRNSLLPIASSFGTTITGLLSGSMVVESVFSYPGMGKLFLDSIGQRDYTTLTALILIFGILTLLGNLLSDIIMSIVDPRIRVK